A stretch of the Rosa rugosa chromosome 5, drRosRugo1.1, whole genome shotgun sequence genome encodes the following:
- the LOC133710960 gene encoding uncharacterized protein LOC133710960 isoform X3 → MMEGSESFTDTVLSWSLEDICNENLYKHQVEKIPESVQQFGACSYPLLDETRAQLQSSMESMHSAPFCQVNAIQQSKPYEGETKLYDMEIDGWRNSDSGMELHKPIQGDVFVLADAKLETISDLRKLGRWWSLVIVTEVSTDKKEDDRTSLSLKVRAPKEFEVNNGNGTSLFLVFLANITPNLRIWNAMHMCISSRWKVLFGDNFMKSFKNLKSFQKKMSVLNLLLKLSSGWRPKKRNVDTICKSSSMTLKQFKVDDLYIVLTIDIEKDLKYMQVLRMWDLLPGLLDIQKLADRLDCIFSRYTNLFVNLCREKCLEGHLEVPASWPLSLDVVRYKDLSSTESMSNSVGDSSANGSCVENSKVNESLLLMKFYSLSSGVVNFLLSDREDSKVDLPFEVTDQEREAVLYDRSIFILGRSGTGKTTVLTKKLYQKEQQHHMVDEGFYDVESNAVGHAGLHNKAGQSSSSALNKGTVLRQLFVTVSPKLCFAVKQHFLRLKSFASGRSSLVDMDDFDDEEAQFRGIPDSFCDIPPKCYPLFITFHKFLMMLDGSLSNSYFERFPDITKLPQGRQRISRANVLQTFLTTKEVTYTRFSSSYWPHFDVQLTKKLDASRVFTEIISHIKGGLRALEAGDGKLTQLDYVQMSEGRASSLSQPKREIIYDIFQVYEKMKMRNGEFDIADFVNDIHRRLKCEKYKGDEIDFVYIDEVQDLAMSQIALFKHICSNVEEGFVFSGDTAQTIARGIDFRFQDIQHLFYKKFVLESRNKKHDNRKEKRQISNIFQLTQNFRSHDGMLKLLQSIVELIYHFFPLCIDVLEPETSMIYGEAPILLYSGNDEKLFKKILGSSGIIAGNMGGFGADQVILVRDDCSREEISNSIGKQALVLTIVECKGLEFEDVLLYKFFGSSPLKNQWRVLYEFMQEQNLLDSTLPERFPSFDDAKHSMLCSELKQLYVAVSRTRQRLWIYENVEELANPIFDYWKRNHLVQLRELDDSLAQIMQVASTSGDWRSRGIKLYHEHNYKMARMCFHKAGDTFWERRSEAAELKVKADHMRTSSPGEANALLRKAASIFEAIGLFVPSARCFYDLGTIYLYKCGELELENAGECFYLAENYVLAADVYARGNFFFQSISSCLRGNIFHRGLEYIKYWRQHARDEYDLARQGDETHEMELEFLEHCAFHYYEGKDDRSRMKVLRDGMLSTRKFLNAQISSRTSKYLWEEKLPGDLKRPSNKKYEKQVSIDSLVYFWNSWKDTVVHLIEYLGSIDVNDYISHGDSFLNYLGVWRHFHDGLNPLYLSLIYDIDWVRSIDKRSFPRNEESVPIDVHQLVLDAQSYWSSEMLSLGIKVLEKLEVLYNFAINNSDSVFCQSWSLIHIYEVAIYLLESKFLKMTHYHAETLHRFVTLSTENFVSYIFPLDWMRSSREDMISLRQIDSCKCLLHQVIVEYISSTNRLSSGQMGCIAMIILGSGKLDNELYEKLIKNLDCNSPWKKFIEDLCDSIQSELPEGYNSERPKNATVLEYSVAPERGPLLGNISQEPREVSLLWKFHGALIKTYSQNWSLHCYNITPDCFLYLVDCLLIRICCFQGYAITTRSCFIERLIYKEEHNQVIVDDVRISFDCILQFLTDVLREFLFNKTDMIKWIKKCTNNSWKMYYSLLMQRLVFVLCLLYLNFGMGFDILLDLLRRKYITDQLPKEFCYVLRGIASLRDSVSRHVDVLAGAFKKSGNPLVVASFGIDCSRFFCSDAIIINMKANICMAEIVRSLFPKHSMVRSSQGQTYTTENLRHWNRNNFPVDFDPLWEIFKGFKPAKERDQCNIFSDASTIKLDVEKIIRLLAAAWSGLDDKEERKLSREVLSMLDELVQLYAALDGSSEREVGNNMATVAELSRRLQWRSQRFFWPEKIQPIFTELYMEHNTKLARKAHEAVAKSGHDNEAGNGDRL, encoded by the exons TGTTCATATCCATTATTGGATGAAACTCGAGCTCAGTTGCAATCCAGTATGGAATCCATGCACAGCGCGCCATTTTGTCAAGTAAATGCCATCCAACAGTCAAAGCCCTATGAAGGAGAAACAAAGCTATATGATATGGAGATTGATGGCTGGAGAAACAGTGATTCTGGCATGGAGTTGCACAAACCCATTCAGGGAGATGTTTTTGTTTTAGCAGATGCTAAACTCGAAACTATATCTGATTTACGAAAGTTGGGGAGGTGGTGGTCACTTGTAATAGTCACTGAGGTCTCCACAGACAAGAAAGAGGATGATAGAACCTCTCTTTCCCTTAAAGTCAGAGCACCGAAAGAATTTGAAGTCAACAATGGCAATGGAACATCACTGTTTTTGGTCTTCTTAGCAAACATAACTCCTAACTTAAGGATATGGAACGCAATGCACATGTGCATCAGTTCCAGATGGAAG GTGCTGTTTGGTGATAACTTTATGAAATCATTCAAAAACTTGAAGTCATTCCAAAAGAAGATGTCAGTGCTGAATCTTCTTCTCAAGCTTTCGAGTGGCTGGAGACCCAAGAAACGAAATGTAGACACAATATGTAAAAGCTCTTCGATGACACTGAAGCAATTTAAGGttgatgatctatatattgttTTGACAATCGACATTGAAAAGGATTTGAAATACATGCAAGTGTTGAGGATGTGGGACTTATTGCCTGGTCTGTTGGATATCCAAAAATTGGCAGATCGATTGGACTGCATATTTAGTAGATACACAAATCTTTTTGTCAATCTCTGTAGAGAGAAATGTCTTGAGGG TCATTTGGAAGTTCCAGCAAGCTGGCCCCTCTCTTTGGATGTTGTCCGCTATAAAGATCTAAGCAGCACCGAAAGCATGAGTAATTCTGTTGGTGACTCTTCTGCGAATGGAAGTTGTGTTGAGAATTCAAAGGTCAATGAGAGCTTGTTGCTGATGAAGTTTTACTCCTTATCATCTGGGGTAGTGAACTTCTTGTTATCTGACAGAGAGGACAGCAAAGTGGATCTCCCTTTTGAAGTTACTGACCAAGAAAGGGAGGCTGTTCTTTATGATAGAAGTATATTTATACTAGGACGGTCAGGCACTGGAAAGACAACAGTTTTGACTAAAAAGTTATATCAGAAAGAACAGCAGCACCATATGGTTGATGAAGGTTTCTATGATGTTGAAAGCAATGCAGTCGGGCATGCTGGTCTGCATAATAAAGCTGGACAGAGTTCTTCTTCTGCATTAAATAAAGGGACTGTGTTACGCCAGCTTTTTGTGACCGTGAGTCCTAAACTCTGTTTTGCCGTCAAACAACATTTTTTACGCTTGAAAAG TTTTGCTTCCGGCAGAAGCAGTTTGGTTGATATGGATGATTTTGATGATGAGGAAGCTCAATTTAGGGGTATCCCAGATTCTTTTTGTGATATTCCTCCAAAATGTTATCCTCTTTTCATAACATTTCATAAGTTCTTGATGATGCTTGATGGAAGTCTGAGTAATTCATACTTTGAAAGATTCCCAGACATCACAAAACTACCTCAAGGTCGACAGCGAATATCAAGAGCTAATGTGCTGCAGACCTTCCTCACCACCAAGGAGGTCACATATACAAGGTTTAGCTCATCATATTGGCCTCATTTTGATGTTCAGTTGACAAAGAAGCTTGATGCTTCACGAGTCTTTACTGAGATTATTTCTCATATCAAAGGTGGTCTTAGAGCCTTGGAAGCAGGCGATGGAAAACTCACTCAGTTGGATTATGTGCAAATGTCAGAGGGCCGGGCTTCCAGTTTAAGCCAGCCAAAAAGAGAGATAATATATGATATATTTCAGGTAtatgagaaaatgaaaatgagaaatggTGAGTTTGATATTGCTGATTTTGTAAATGATATTCACCGTCGGCtcaaatgtgaaaaatacaagggtgatgaaattgattttgtgtacATTGATGAGGTCCAGGATCTTGCCATGAGCCAAATTGCATTGTTTAAACATATCTGCAGCAATGTTGAAGAGGGTTTCGTTTTTTCTGGAGATACAGCCCAGACTATAGCAAGGGGTATTGATTTTAGATTCCAAGATATACAACATCTCTTTTACAAGAAGTTTGTATTGGaatcaagaaacaaaaaacatgacaataggaaagaaaaaagacagATCTCAAACATCTTTCAGTTGACACAAAACTTCCGAAGCCATGATGGGATGCTGAAGTTGTTGCAGAGCATTGTTGAACTGATTTATCATTTTTTCCCCCTCTGTATTGATGTCTTAGAACCAGAAACGAGTATGATATATGGGGAAGCTCCGATTCTACTCTATTCTGGAAATGATGAAAAACTATTCAAAAAAATTCTAGGAAGTAGTGGGATTATTGCCGGAAATATGGGTGGCTTTGGTGCGGATCAAGTTATTTTGGTCCGTGATGATTGTTCTCGAGAAGAAATCTCTAACTCCATTGGGAAGCAAGCTCTAGTTCTTACTATAGTGGAGTGCAAGGGCCTAGAATTTGAG GATGTACTCCTATACAAATTTTTTGGATCATCACCACTGAAAAATCAATGGAGGGTGCTATATGAATTCATGCAAGAACAAAATTTGCTGGACTCCACATTACCTGAGCGCTTTCCAAGTTTTGATGATGCCAAACACAGCATGTTATGCTCTGAACTAAAGCAGTTATACGTGGCTGTCTCTCGTACAAGACAGAGACTCTGGATATACGAGAATGTTGAAGAACTTGCCAACCCAATTTTTGACTATTGGAAAAGGAACCATCTTGTACAACTTAGAGAACTAGACGATTCACTTGCACAAATTATGCAAGTTGCAAGCACTTCAGGAGACTGGAGATCACGTGGCATCAAG CTATATCATGAGCATAACTACAAAATGGCCAGAATGTGCTTTCATAAAGCTGGTGATACATTTTGGGAAAGACGGTCTGAAGCTGCTGAACTTAAAGTCAAGGCAGACCATATGCGCACTTCTAGTCCTGGAGAGGCAAATGCACTCCTTAGGAAAGCAGCTTCAATTTTTGAAGCTATAGGCCTGTTTGTACCTTCTGCCAGATGCTTTTATGATTTGG GTACAATTTATTTGTATAAATGTGGCGAACTGGAACTGGAAAATGCTGGGGAGTGCTTTTATCTTGCTGAAAATTATGTGCTTGCTGCAGATGTGTATGCTAGAGGAAACTTTTTCTTTCAGAGTATTTCTTCTTGTTTACGAGGAAATATATTTCACAGAGGTTTGGAATACATAAAATATTGGAGACAACATGCAAGAGACGAGTATGATCTGGCCAGACAAGGAGATGAGACTCATGAAATGGAATTGGAATTTCTTGAGCATTGCGCATTTCACTATTATGAGGGAAAAGATGACAGATCAAGGATGAAAGTTCTTAGAGATGGGATGCTTTCTACTCGAAAGTTTTTGAATGCTCAGATTTCATCACGCACTTCAAAATATTTGTGGGAAGAAAAACTGCCTGGTGATCTTAAAAGGCcttcaaacaaaaaatatgaGAAGCAGGTTTCTATTGATTCACTGGTCTACTTCTGGAATTCTTGGAAGGATACAGTTGTACACCTGATTGAATATCTTGGATCAATAGATGTTAATGATTACATTAGTCATGGTGACTCCTTTCTGAATTATTTAGGGGTGTGGAGGCATTTTCATGATGGTCTAAATCCGCTCTATCTTTCACTCATTTATGATATTGACTGGGTGAGAAGTATTGACAAGAGATCTTTCCCAAGAAATGAGGAGTCGGTCCCCATTGATGTTCACCAGCTTGTCTTGGATGCTCAGAGTTATTGGAGTTCAGAGATGCTTTCTCTTGGCATTAAGGTTTTGGAGAAGCTTGAAGTGCTTTACAACTTCGCAATCAATAATTCTGATTCAGTGTTCTGCCAGAGTTGGTCTCTTATCCATATATACGAGGTTGCAATATATCTTCTGGAATCCAAATTTCTGAAGATGACTCATTATCATGCTGAGACACTCCACAGATTTGTTACATTGTCGACTGAGAATTTTGTCTCTTACATATTTCCTTTAGATTGGATGAGGTCATCAAGAGAGGATATGATTTCTCTTAGGCAAATTGATTCTTGTAAGTGTTTACTGCATCAAGTCATAGTTGAGTACATCAGCTCGACAAACAGGCTTTCATCTGGGCAAATGGGATGCATTGCGATGATCATTCTCGGGTCTGGTAAGCTGGATAATGAACTTTATGAGAAGCTTATAAAAAATCTAGACTGCAACTCTCCATGGAAAAAGTTCATTGAGGATCTATGTGACAGTATTCAGTCAGAGCTGCCAGAAGGTTATAATAGTGAGCGACCTAAAAATGCCACAGTTCTAGAATATTCGGTGGCACCTGAGAGAGGTCCTTTACTTGGAAATATCAGTCAAGAACCGAGAGAGGTGTCTCTTTTGTGGAAGTTCCATGGTGCTTTGATCAAAACTTATAGTCAGAATTGGAGTTTACATTGCTACAATATAACACCTGATTGCTTCTTATATCTTGTAGATTGCCTTCTGATTCGGATCTGTTGCTTTCAAGGTTATGCAATCACTACAAGATCTTGTTTCATTGAGCGGCTGATATATAAGGAGGAACATAATCAAGTGATAGTGGATGATGTTCGAATATCTTTTGACTGCATCCTTCAGTTTCTGACTGATGTTCTTCGGGAATTTCTTTTTAATAAGACGGATATGATTAAATGGATAAAAAAGTGTACCAATAATAGTTGGAAGATGTATTACTCGCTACTGATGCAGAGATTGGTTTTTGTGTTATGTCTGCTTTATTTGAATTTTGGGATGGGCTTTGATATTCTCTTGGATTTGCTGAGGAGGAAGTACATCACTGACCAGCTACCAAAGGAGTTCTGCTATGTCCTTAGGGGAATTGCATCTTTACGTGATTCTGTTAGTAGACATGTTGATGTGCTAGCTGGAGCTTTTAAGAAGAGCGGTAATCCTTTGGTGGTTGCAAGTTTTGGGATTGATTGTTCAAGGTTCTTCTGTTCAGATGCCATTATCATCAACATGAAGGCTAACATATGCATGGCTGAAATAGTAAGATCTCTGTTTCCAAAACACTCTATGGTTCGTTCTTCACAAGGGCAAACATACACCACTGAAAACCTTCGGCATTGGAACAGAAATAACTTCCCTGTGGATTTTGATCCCTTGTGGGAAATATTTAAAGGTTTTAAACCAGCAAAGGAAAGAGATCAGTGCAATATATTTTCAGATGCCTCAACAATCAAG TTGGATGTGGAGAAGATTATTCGGCTTTTGGCTGCTGCATGGTCTGGCCTTGATGACAAAGAAGAACGAAAGTTATCTAGAGAAGTGCTGAGCATGCTGGATGAATTGGTGCAACTCTATGCCGCATTAGATGGGAG CAGCGAACGTGAAGTTGGAAACAATATGGCTACAGTTGCAGAACTTTCCAGGAGGTTGCAGTGGAGAAGTCAAAGATttttttggccggaaaaaaTTCAGCCCATCTTCACTGAACTGTATATGGAGCACAATacgaaactagctaggaaggcaCATGAGGCTGTTGCCAAGTCTGGCCACGACAATGAGGCAGGAAACGGTGATCGACTGTAA